The following are encoded in a window of Dysidea avara chromosome 4, odDysAvar1.4, whole genome shotgun sequence genomic DNA:
- the LOC136252010 gene encoding DNA polymerase delta subunit 4-like, producing MTTPHVAVLPGKGLPSDSAQQDPNEGKDEPTKVSDVLEDHLKVLKSFDFEEKYGPRIGITRRCRWDRAKRLGLDPPIEVLDILNQYPETPKVQECFWSTEYGY from the exons ATGACTACACCGCACGTAGCCGTTCTACCTGGCAAGGGATTGCCGAGTGATTCTGCCCAACAAGATCCAAACGAGGGAAAAGATGAACCAACAAAAGTATCAG ATGTGTTGGAGGACCATTTGAAAGTACTAAAATCCTTTGACTTCGAAGAAAAGTATGGACCGCGTATTG GCATTACTAGACGTTGCAGGTGGGATAGAGCAAAAAGGTTAGGACTGGATCCACCAATAGAAGTCCTGGATATTTTAAATCAATACCCTGAAACCCCAAAAGTGCAGGAATG CTTTTGGTCAACAGAATACGGCTACTGA